One part of the Bacillota bacterium genome encodes these proteins:
- a CDS encoding cytidine deaminase, whose product MRPSWDEYFMEVAQVVAKRSTCRRRQIGAIIVKDKRILATGYNGAPSGLPHCEDYGCLREELGVPSGERHEICRALHAEQNAIVQAARHGISVKDATIYTTAEPCVMCAKMLINAGITKIVYSETYPDDLSREMLGQAGIEVEKFNPQKGEGGN is encoded by the coding sequence ATGAGGCCTTCGTGGGACGAATACTTTATGGAGGTCGCGCAGGTTGTGGCAAAGCGCTCCACCTGCCGCAGGCGCCAGATAGGCGCGATCATCGTCAAGGATAAGAGGATACTCGCCACGGGCTACAACGGCGCGCCAAGCGGCCTCCCGCACTGTGAGGACTACGGTTGCCTGCGGGAGGAGCTCGGTGTCCCTTCCGGCGAGCGCCACGAGATATGCCGCGCGCTGCACGCTGAGCAGAACGCTATCGTGCAGGCGGCGCGGCACGGCATAAGTGTGAAAGACGCCACGATATATACGACCGCGGAACCGTGCGTGATGTGCGCAAAGATGCTCATCAACGCGGGCATAACGAAGATAGTCTACAGCGAGACCTACCCCGACGACCTGTCCAGGGAGATGCTCGGGCAGGCCGGGATCGAGGTCGAGAAGTTTAATCCCCAAAAAGGCGAAGGTGGCAATTGA
- the rpiB gene encoding ribose 5-phosphate isomerase B, protein MRIAIASDHAGFNLKESLKPFIRSLGHEVEDFGAVSEDPVDYPDTGKEVAIRVAGGEFNRGVLVCGTGIGMCMVANKVPGVRAAVCWDPEVARLTRLHNDANVLTLGARFVTAERAKEIVEAWLRTEFEGGRHARRVEKIAALERECRARI, encoded by the coding sequence ATGAGGATCGCTATCGCGAGCGATCACGCGGGGTTCAACCTGAAGGAGTCCTTGAAGCCGTTCATCCGCAGCCTCGGCCACGAAGTAGAGGACTTCGGGGCCGTCTCCGAGGACCCCGTGGACTACCCGGACACCGGGAAGGAAGTCGCGATACGCGTCGCCGGGGGCGAATTCAACAGGGGCGTTCTCGTGTGCGGCACCGGCATCGGCATGTGCATGGTGGCCAACAAGGTGCCCGGGGTAAGGGCGGCCGTCTGTTGGGACCCGGAGGTCGCGCGGCTGACCCGCCTGCACAACGACGCCAATGTCCTGACTCTCGGGGCCAGGTTCGTTACAGCGGAACGCGCGAAAGAGATCGTCGAAGCCTGGCTAAGGACCGAGTTCGAGGGCGGCAGGCACGCGAGAAGGGTTGAAAAGATAGCCGCGCTGGAGAGGGAATGCCGCGCGCGCATTTGA
- the upp gene encoding uracil phosphoribosyltransferase, translated as MRGAEITGVHVLDHPLIQHKLALIRSRDTGVKEFSEAVEEISILMAYEATRDLPTQEIQVMTPLAPASCRVIAGKKIAVVAILRAGLGMIPGIRRLVPSAKVGHIGMFRDHDTLRPIQYYCNLPDDLPERDVILVDPMLATGGSIALALDLLKAKGACSIKTMCLIAAPEGIAKVYERHPGAEIYVAAVDERLNERGYILPGLGDAGDRMFGTN; from the coding sequence ATGCGGGGCGCGGAGATTACTGGGGTTCACGTCCTCGATCACCCGCTCATCCAGCACAAGCTGGCACTCATTCGAAGCCGCGACACGGGGGTCAAGGAGTTCAGCGAGGCCGTCGAGGAGATTTCAATTCTGATGGCCTACGAGGCTACCCGCGACCTCCCCACACAGGAGATCCAGGTCATGACGCCGCTGGCCCCCGCCAGTTGCAGGGTCATCGCCGGCAAGAAGATTGCCGTGGTGGCCATCCTCCGCGCGGGGCTCGGCATGATCCCGGGCATCAGGAGACTGGTTCCGTCGGCAAAGGTCGGCCACATCGGCATGTTCAGGGATCACGACACCCTCAGGCCCATCCAGTACTACTGCAATCTGCCGGATGACCTCCCGGAACGCGACGTCATCCTGGTGGACCCGATGCTGGCCACCGGCGGATCTATCGCGCTGGCGCTGGACCTTCTCAAGGCGAAAGGCGCCTGCAGTATCAAGACCATGTGCCTCATCGCCGCCCCCGAGGGGATAGCGAAGGTATACGAAAGGCACCCCGGCGCTGAGATTTACGTCGCCGCGGTGGACGAGCGGCTCAACGAGCGCGGCTACATACTCCCCGGTCTCGGCGACGCCGGAGACAGGATGTTCGGGACCAACTGA
- the wecB gene encoding UDP-N-acetylglucosamine 2-epimerase (non-hydrolyzing), with translation MAKPKVMVVFGTRPEAIKMAPVIRQLDIHQGAIDTVVAVTGQHREILEPVLQHFGIEPTYDLRIMRPGQDLSGTMSRALKGLGRVISLERPDMVLVHGDTLTTLAGALSAYFGGAAVGHVEAGLRTGDKKAPFPEEMMRALTDRLSDLYFPPTTWAKGNLVREGLPAERMVVTGNTAIDALLMTVSDEYEIPDALETGGPRNTSRRVILVEVHRRENFGEPLARICTALRRVSESRDDVDLLVSVHPNPHVKTVIRRILGGLDRVRLLPPFEYRDWAHLMKRCYMIITDSGGLQEEAPSLGKPVLLAREKTERPEAIQAGTVRLVGSDQGLIERAVGELLDDPRKYEAMSRASNPYGDGKASERIAGSLLQFFGLRQDRPLEFGTSTRGW, from the coding sequence ATGGCGAAACCCAAGGTCATGGTGGTGTTCGGGACCAGGCCTGAAGCCATCAAGATGGCGCCCGTAATCAGACAGCTGGACATCCACCAGGGGGCAATCGATACCGTTGTCGCAGTGACCGGCCAGCACCGCGAGATACTCGAACCGGTCTTGCAGCATTTCGGGATCGAGCCCACCTACGATCTGAGGATCATGAGACCTGGCCAGGACCTCTCGGGTACTATGAGTCGAGCCCTGAAAGGCCTCGGGCGGGTTATTTCATTGGAAAGGCCGGATATGGTTCTCGTCCATGGGGACACGCTGACCACCCTGGCGGGGGCCCTGTCCGCGTATTTCGGGGGCGCCGCGGTCGGCCACGTTGAGGCCGGGCTGCGGACGGGCGACAAGAAGGCGCCGTTCCCCGAGGAAATGATGCGCGCGCTGACCGACCGGTTGAGCGACCTTTACTTCCCGCCGACGACCTGGGCGAAGGGAAACCTGGTCCGCGAGGGCCTTCCCGCCGAGCGCATGGTTGTGACGGGTAACACGGCGATCGACGCGCTCCTGATGACGGTCAGCGATGAGTACGAGATTCCAGATGCGCTCGAGACGGGGGGCCCCCGGAACACCTCGAGGAGAGTTATACTTGTCGAAGTGCACCGGAGGGAGAATTTCGGTGAGCCGTTGGCGCGGATCTGCACGGCGCTCCGCAGGGTATCCGAATCCAGGGACGACGTTGACCTCCTCGTTTCGGTTCACCCCAATCCGCATGTGAAGACGGTGATCCGGCGGATACTCGGCGGGCTCGACAGGGTAAGGCTCCTCCCGCCGTTCGAGTACCGCGATTGGGCCCACCTGATGAAGCGGTGCTACATGATAATCACGGACTCCGGCGGGCTCCAGGAGGAAGCGCCGTCTCTCGGAAAGCCGGTGCTCCTGGCCAGGGAAAAAACCGAGCGGCCGGAGGCGATCCAGGCCGGGACCGTCAGACTCGTTGGAAGCGACCAGGGCCTGATAGAACGCGCTGTGGGCGAGCTGCTTGACGACCCGCGGAAGTACGAGGCGATGTCGCGGGCGTCGAATCCATACGGCGACGGTAAAGCGAGTGAACGGATAGCCGGCAGCCTGCTTCAGTTCTTCGGACTCAGGCAGGACCGGCCGTTGGAATTTGGAACAAGTACTCGCGGGTGGTGA
- a CDS encoding low molecular weight protein arginine phosphatase: MAIRVLFVCTGNTCRSSMAEALMRRLVESRAAGEGAGGAVRAAGDATGAAIDIEVKSAGTGAHDGGPASDNAIAVMRELGIDLRGHRSRRLTQDLVDWADLILTMTASHKMYVTRTFRRADAKTFTLGEYAVSPGNSAAPPAGAAGGSAAGQEGAPGDAAGSRVGTPRPAAPLEVEDPYGRPVDTYRRVAEEIEKALASAYERMAREAAGGMPGARRDA; this comes from the coding sequence ATGGCGATTAGGGTGCTCTTCGTGTGTACCGGCAATACCTGCAGGAGCAGTATGGCTGAGGCGCTCATGAGACGCCTGGTGGAATCACGCGCTGCGGGCGAGGGTGCCGGCGGCGCCGTCAGGGCGGCTGGGGACGCCACGGGGGCGGCGATCGACATCGAAGTCAAGTCGGCGGGCACCGGAGCGCACGACGGCGGGCCCGCCAGCGACAATGCGATAGCCGTGATGCGCGAACTCGGCATCGACCTGCGCGGACACAGGTCGCGCCGGCTTACGCAGGACCTGGTGGACTGGGCGGACCTCATACTCACCATGACCGCGAGTCACAAGATGTACGTGACCAGGACGTTCCGCAGGGCTGACGCCAAGACGTTCACACTCGGGGAGTACGCCGTCTCTCCGGGCAACAGCGCTGCCCCGCCGGCCGGCGCCGCCGGTGGCTCGGCGGCCGGCCAGGAGGGCGCTCCCGGCGACGCCGCCGGGTCCCGTGTAGGAACACCCCGTCCCGCGGCCCCGTTGGAGGTCGAGGACCCATACGGGAGACCTGTCGATACGTATCGGCGCGTGGCGGAGGAGATCGAGAAGGCGCTGGCGTCCGCGTATGAGAGGATGGCACGAGAGGCTGCGGGCGGTATGCCTGGCGCCCGGCGCGACGCATAG
- a CDS encoding V-type ATP synthase subunit H — protein sequence MGVEILNRIREAENSAGELVAQAKVKAAETIKRAEEEAERIVEQARVSAEAEARQISEAVLGSARHEAEEIRKRAVAGAQRYEAMAQERLHRAADLIVERVVKGNGRS from the coding sequence TTGGGCGTCGAGATTCTGAACAGGATCAGGGAGGCCGAGAACTCCGCGGGTGAGCTCGTCGCGCAGGCGAAAGTCAAAGCCGCCGAAACGATCAAGCGCGCGGAGGAGGAAGCCGAGCGCATCGTCGAGCAGGCGAGGGTGTCAGCGGAGGCCGAGGCCAGGCAGATTTCCGAGGCGGTGCTCGGCAGCGCCAGGCACGAGGCGGAGGAGATCAGAAAGCGGGCGGTCGCCGGCGCGCAGCGCTATGAGGCCATGGCGCAGGAAAGGCTTCACCGTGCTGCGGACCTGATCGTGGAAAGGGTAGTGAAGGGTAATGGCCGTAGCTAG
- a CDS encoding TIGR01440 family protein: MELDKIRSQVREVTEGLLEVARLKPGQILVVGCSTSEVLGKRIGSAGSPEVAAAILDALLAITRPRGLYLAVQSCEHLNRALVVEEACAEKYGLEPVTVLPVPKAGGAFAGTAMQVFENPVVVESIRAHAGIDIGNTLIGMHLRPVAVPVRLPVKRIGEAHVVMARTRPKLIGGERACYRKDLIDSEFGKGVDR, translated from the coding sequence TTGGAACTCGATAAAATAAGGTCGCAGGTGAGAGAAGTAACGGAAGGCCTGCTCGAGGTGGCCAGGCTCAAGCCCGGCCAGATCCTCGTCGTGGGCTGCAGTACAAGCGAGGTGCTGGGGAAGCGGATCGGATCCGCGGGGAGCCCCGAAGTGGCCGCCGCCATACTCGATGCGTTGCTGGCGATCACGAGGCCGCGGGGGTTATACCTGGCGGTGCAGTCTTGCGAACACCTCAACAGGGCGCTGGTCGTCGAAGAGGCGTGCGCGGAGAAGTACGGCCTCGAGCCGGTCACCGTCTTGCCCGTCCCGAAAGCGGGCGGGGCATTCGCCGGCACCGCGATGCAGGTATTCGAGAACCCCGTGGTGGTGGAGTCCATCAGGGCTCACGCGGGGATCGACATAGGCAATACGCTCATAGGTATGCATCTCAGACCGGTCGCTGTTCCGGTAAGGCTACCGGTCAAGAGGATCGGGGAGGCGCACGTCGTGATGGCGCGCACCCGGCCGAAGCTTATAGGCGGTGAGAGGGCCTGCTACAGGAAGGACCTGATCGACTCCGAATTCGGGAAGGGAGTGGACCGGTAG
- a CDS encoding threonylcarbamoyl-AMP synthase: MNTALFKVDPESPDERVLARAAAILAEGGLVAFPTETVYGLGADATSDRAVARIFEAKGRPQDNPLIVHVSTRDAVPRLAREISPIAESLMDRFWPGPLTLVVRKSTVVAGRVSPGLDTVGIRMPAHRVALRLIGLAGVPVAAPSANASGRPSPTTAAHVMQDLGGRIEAVVDGGPCGVGVESTVLDVTVTPPIILRPGGVTKEEIEDVLGAVVVDRGGAVDGRPRSPGMKYRHYAPRARVYVVYSGPQGDAVTAGMRLSERAAQFARDGSRVGILASAETLQSAAGSAGDDEPSGDRVIWLDAGSESDLPAIAAHLFDNLRRFDDLGVDVILAQAFPETGMGLAIMNRLLRASGGRVISDGD; this comes from the coding sequence ATGAATACTGCACTCTTCAAGGTCGATCCGGAGTCGCCCGACGAACGGGTGCTGGCCAGGGCGGCCGCCATCCTGGCGGAGGGCGGCCTCGTCGCGTTTCCAACGGAGACCGTGTATGGGCTCGGCGCCGACGCCACCAGCGACAGGGCGGTGGCCAGGATATTCGAGGCCAAGGGTAGACCGCAGGATAACCCGCTAATCGTGCACGTCAGCACGCGCGACGCCGTGCCGCGGCTGGCGCGTGAGATATCGCCCATAGCGGAGTCGCTGATGGACCGGTTCTGGCCCGGGCCGCTCACGCTGGTCGTGCGCAAATCAACCGTAGTTGCCGGAAGGGTAAGCCCGGGGCTCGACACCGTCGGGATTCGCATGCCCGCCCACAGGGTCGCACTGCGCTTGATCGGGCTCGCGGGCGTGCCCGTGGCGGCCCCCAGTGCGAACGCTTCGGGAAGGCCGAGCCCCACGACGGCCGCTCACGTGATGCAGGACCTCGGCGGGCGTATCGAAGCGGTCGTCGACGGCGGCCCGTGCGGGGTGGGGGTCGAGTCGACCGTACTCGACGTAACGGTGACCCCGCCCATAATACTGAGGCCGGGCGGCGTCACGAAAGAAGAAATCGAGGACGTGCTCGGCGCCGTCGTGGTGGATCGCGGCGGCGCCGTCGACGGGCGCCCGAGATCCCCCGGGATGAAATACCGTCACTACGCTCCAAGGGCTCGCGTATACGTTGTGTACTCCGGACCACAGGGGGACGCCGTGACCGCCGGCATGCGGCTGTCAGAGCGGGCCGCGCAGTTCGCGCGGGACGGTTCCAGAGTCGGGATCCTTGCCAGCGCCGAGACGCTTCAATCTGCGGCGGGCAGCGCCGGTGACGATGAGCCCTCCGGTGACCGCGTTATCTGGCTGGATGCGGGTAGCGAGTCCGATCTGCCGGCGATTGCCGCGCACCTGTTCGACAACCTGCGCAGGTTCGACGACCTCGGTGTGGACGTAATACTTGCCCAGGCCTTCCCCGAAACCGGTATGGGTTTGGCCATCATGAACAGGCTCCTGAGAGCCTCCGGCGGGAGGGTAATCAGCGATGGCGATTAG
- a CDS encoding V-type ATP synthase subunit I, with translation MAVARMKKVTIVGHRSVMDQVVSGLQDMGCVQIVDLRDQVSSDDVGAFAAGSLDQAREGRGDVESRLSRVTYCLNYLSRFETNQKGLIDSFMEQKESIPASRFARVIREFDDTTLYGVCVEDEQAATEARTERARLENLRTMLSGWLGLDIPVEQLGEGRDVCAVAASCSAPDFAGLTEAMRDRPVHLQKVGESGNSIRFIAFYLPGDESVSAEFAARGVSRVSFGDVKGTPKAIAEGIVSRLAEIAEQEQQIVERAMRLLANRVDLWILSDHLSGLRAKEQVKRGFAETGAAFALEGWTKEHSVPAIRERLRGISDAVEMLVEDPGPGDDVPVSLENHPWIQPFEIITNIYGSPKYGEQDPTPLLAPFFFVFFGLALTDAAYGILLAFGSWYLMKKYRIPRDGRRFFHLMIYGGISTTIFGAMAGGWFGNLVDFAPQSMAFLRRFRDAFFVFDPMTEPLKFMILALALGVIQVWFGILVKMVATIKSGAWLDAIYDQLTWLVFLPSLVMMAVTGAGIAAGLSGAASRLALLTALAIVITQGRHTKNILLKPFSGLYALYGTVGYFSDVLSYTRLLALGLATGVIGNVVNQIAQLVKMIPFASWVLVPLVLAGGHAFNLLINVLGAFIHSGRLQFVEFFTKFFEGGGRAFAPFRKDTKYVMIE, from the coding sequence ATGGCCGTAGCTAGGATGAAGAAAGTCACTATTGTCGGCCATCGCTCGGTCATGGACCAGGTTGTGTCCGGGTTGCAGGACATGGGCTGTGTCCAGATCGTTGACTTGCGCGACCAGGTCTCCTCTGACGATGTGGGGGCGTTTGCGGCTGGTTCCCTGGATCAGGCGCGGGAGGGCCGTGGGGACGTGGAGTCGAGGCTTTCCCGGGTTACCTATTGCCTTAATTACCTGAGCCGCTTTGAGACGAATCAGAAGGGCCTGATTGACAGTTTCATGGAACAGAAGGAATCCATTCCTGCATCCAGGTTTGCGCGCGTAATCAGGGAATTCGATGACACAACACTTTACGGGGTGTGTGTTGAGGACGAACAGGCTGCCACAGAGGCAAGGACTGAAAGGGCGAGGCTCGAGAACCTGAGGACGATGCTGTCGGGATGGCTGGGGCTGGACATACCCGTGGAACAGCTCGGGGAAGGGCGGGATGTGTGCGCCGTCGCAGCCTCGTGTTCCGCGCCGGACTTCGCGGGCTTGACTGAAGCGATGCGCGACAGGCCGGTCCACCTGCAGAAGGTGGGCGAATCAGGGAATTCCATCAGGTTCATCGCCTTTTACTTGCCCGGAGATGAATCGGTGTCTGCCGAATTCGCCGCCAGGGGGGTGTCCCGGGTATCGTTCGGGGATGTCAAGGGGACTCCGAAGGCGATCGCTGAGGGTATTGTATCAAGGCTGGCCGAGATAGCCGAACAAGAGCAGCAAATCGTGGAGCGCGCGATGAGGCTGCTCGCGAACAGGGTCGACCTGTGGATCCTCTCCGACCATCTCAGCGGACTCAGGGCCAAGGAACAGGTTAAACGGGGGTTCGCCGAGACAGGCGCGGCCTTTGCGCTGGAAGGTTGGACAAAGGAGCACAGCGTCCCGGCCATTCGGGAACGGCTTCGCGGCATTTCCGATGCCGTCGAAATGCTGGTGGAGGATCCCGGCCCCGGCGACGACGTCCCTGTCAGCCTGGAGAACCACCCGTGGATTCAGCCGTTCGAGATCATCACGAACATATACGGCTCGCCCAAGTACGGGGAACAGGATCCAACACCCCTGCTGGCGCCGTTCTTCTTCGTGTTCTTCGGGCTGGCGCTCACGGACGCGGCCTACGGGATACTGCTGGCTTTCGGCTCATGGTACCTGATGAAGAAATACCGTATACCGAGGGATGGGCGGCGGTTCTTCCACCTGATGATTTACGGTGGAATCTCGACGACCATCTTCGGCGCGATGGCAGGAGGCTGGTTCGGTAACCTCGTTGACTTCGCGCCACAAAGCATGGCGTTCTTGCGGAGATTCAGAGACGCCTTCTTCGTGTTCGATCCCATGACCGAGCCGCTCAAGTTCATGATCCTGGCGCTTGCGCTCGGCGTGATCCAGGTGTGGTTCGGGATCCTCGTCAAGATGGTAGCGACCATTAAGTCGGGGGCGTGGCTCGACGCCATATACGACCAGCTTACATGGCTGGTATTCCTCCCGTCGCTTGTCATGATGGCTGTCACCGGCGCGGGTATTGCAGCTGGACTCTCGGGTGCCGCATCGCGCCTGGCCCTGCTCACTGCGCTGGCAATCGTGATAACCCAGGGCAGGCACACGAAGAACATCCTGCTCAAGCCGTTTTCGGGACTGTACGCTCTGTATGGGACTGTGGGGTACTTCAGCGATGTGCTATCATACACGAGACTGCTGGCCCTGGGACTTGCGACTGGTGTCATCGGAAACGTGGTCAACCAGATCGCGCAGCTCGTGAAGATGATCCCATTTGCGAGCTGGGTGCTGGTCCCATTGGTGCTGGCGGGTGGACATGCTTTCAACCTCTTAATCAACGTTCTGGGCGCTTTCATTCATTCGGGGCGCCTTCAGTTTGTCGAGTTCTTCACCAAGTTCTTTGAAGGGGGAGGGAGGGCGTTCGCTCCGTTCAGGAAGGACACGAAGTACGTGATGATAGAGTAA
- a CDS encoding nucleotide pyrophosphohydrolase: MAEFPVKTKTISLPRPNNLRPTLESTALKLMEEAGELAHAIIRFSGLDQPKRDLDRQSAHAICRELLDVAQTAVTMMFVLEEHYDVNVEEAVREHVDKLIRKGYLVI, from the coding sequence ATGGCCGAGTTCCCGGTGAAGACGAAAACTATATCCCTCCCCCGTCCGAACAACCTGCGGCCCACGCTGGAGTCAACAGCGCTGAAGCTCATGGAGGAGGCGGGGGAACTCGCCCACGCCATCATCAGGTTCAGCGGGCTCGACCAGCCCAAACGCGACCTGGACAGGCAGTCCGCGCACGCGATATGCAGGGAGCTTCTCGATGTGGCCCAGACCGCGGTAACGATGATGTTCGTGTTGGAGGAGCACTACGACGTCAACGTCGAAGAAGCCGTCAGGGAGCACGTTGACAAACTCATCAGAAAAGGCTACCTTGTGATCTAA
- the prmC gene encoding peptide chain release factor N(5)-glutamine methyltransferase has product MNVGEAIGLGAAALLQAGIRDRDEAAREAAILLSYCLGVDTARLYTLAADPGEEVVRRFNAALDRRRAREPLQYITGVQEFMSLEFRVDRRVLIPRPETEILVETVLDFSRRGGTAGAARAGDANGSGEDSGDPDVPRVFRFADVGTGSGGIAVSVAKYASEWARVEGYATDVSAGALEVARENAGKHGVDGLITFLEGNLLEPVARMGVSKVLDCVASNPPYIEPADFDSLQPEVRLFEPAVALRCGDPVALYRRIAIQAAQLLRDGGMLAVEVGAGQAGDVAVAFAGTGLYGATRIARDLAGIERVVYCHRTS; this is encoded by the coding sequence GTGAACGTCGGGGAAGCGATTGGCCTGGGGGCGGCTGCGCTGCTCCAGGCAGGTATAAGGGATCGGGATGAGGCCGCCCGCGAGGCGGCCATACTGCTTTCATACTGCCTGGGCGTGGACACCGCGCGGCTTTACACGCTCGCGGCCGACCCGGGCGAGGAGGTCGTCCGGCGGTTCAACGCAGCGCTCGACCGCAGGCGCGCGCGCGAGCCGCTGCAGTACATAACCGGCGTCCAGGAGTTCATGTCGCTGGAGTTTCGCGTGGACCGGCGGGTACTCATTCCCAGGCCCGAGACTGAGATACTGGTCGAGACCGTGCTGGATTTCTCGAGGCGCGGAGGGACGGCCGGAGCCGCGCGTGCGGGCGACGCGAATGGCTCGGGTGAGGACTCTGGAGACCCCGATGTTCCAAGAGTCTTCAGGTTCGCCGACGTGGGGACAGGTAGCGGGGGGATCGCCGTCAGCGTTGCGAAATACGCATCTGAGTGGGCCCGCGTTGAAGGATACGCCACCGACGTGAGCGCCGGCGCTCTGGAGGTCGCGCGCGAGAATGCCGGGAAGCACGGCGTGGATGGACTGATAACCTTTCTCGAGGGGAACCTTCTGGAACCGGTCGCTCGGATGGGCGTGTCGAAGGTGTTGGATTGCGTGGCATCAAATCCTCCATACATCGAGCCGGCGGATTTCGACTCGCTTCAGCCGGAAGTCAGGCTGTTCGAGCCAGCGGTGGCGCTCAGGTGCGGCGACCCCGTGGCGCTGTACCGTAGGATCGCGATCCAGGCGGCGCAGCTGTTGCGGGATGGCGGGATGCTGGCCGTCGAGGTCGGCGCGGGACAGGCCGGCGACGTGGCGGTTGCGTTTGCGGGGACCGGACTGTACGGCGCGACGCGCATTGCCCGCGACCTTGCCGGGATCGAGCGAGTCGTCTACTGCCACAGGACCAGTTGA
- a CDS encoding undecaprenyl/decaprenyl-phosphate alpha-N-acetylglucosaminyl 1-phosphate transferase, with product MAGYVASLLISGLVSLAMTPAVRGLALRFKAYSQPCARSVHTTPVPHMGGVSIYVGFAVAVLTVLRRPSPEMMGVLVAGGFALILGIIDDFRALSPKLKLVGQIGVALVLTFFGVRIDFLTNPYGGMILLGKLAVPLTVFWVVALMNVVNLIDGLDGLAGGTVAIASLTLMFVAAQRFQAVTAILSAAIAGSALGFLPYNFNPAKIFMGDAGAMFLGCALASVSAEGALKSATAIALVPVIALGLPIFDTAFAIVRRVCNGRSVASADRSHIHHRLLEMGLSQKQAVVLLYMASGLLGLTAILSSELDLRTSMPITALVLLGMFAGLKAFGILDLREQRRVK from the coding sequence TTGGCCGGCTATGTCGCATCCCTTCTCATATCCGGGTTGGTTTCCCTGGCGATGACTCCTGCGGTCAGGGGGCTGGCGCTGCGCTTCAAGGCGTACTCGCAGCCCTGCGCCCGTAGCGTCCACACCACCCCCGTCCCCCACATGGGCGGGGTGTCGATCTACGTTGGCTTCGCGGTCGCCGTCCTGACGGTGCTCCGCCGCCCGAGCCCCGAGATGATGGGCGTTCTCGTGGCGGGCGGGTTCGCGCTCATTCTCGGTATCATAGACGACTTCCGCGCGCTTTCCCCGAAACTGAAGCTGGTGGGCCAGATCGGCGTCGCCCTCGTCCTCACGTTTTTCGGGGTGAGAATCGATTTCCTGACCAACCCCTACGGTGGAATGATCCTCCTGGGTAAACTCGCGGTGCCGCTCACGGTGTTCTGGGTCGTGGCCTTGATGAACGTCGTGAACCTCATCGACGGCCTGGACGGGCTCGCGGGCGGGACAGTAGCCATTGCCTCTCTGACGTTGATGTTCGTCGCCGCACAGCGGTTCCAGGCCGTCACTGCAATCCTGTCGGCCGCTATAGCCGGCTCGGCGCTCGGGTTTCTACCTTACAACTTCAATCCTGCGAAGATATTCATGGGTGATGCGGGGGCCATGTTCCTGGGATGCGCGCTCGCCTCGGTTTCCGCCGAGGGCGCTCTGAAGAGCGCTACGGCGATCGCGCTGGTGCCTGTCATCGCCCTCGGACTCCCCATATTCGATACCGCTTTTGCGATAGTACGCAGGGTATGTAACGGAAGGTCTGTAGCCTCGGCGGATAGGAGCCACATCCACCACAGGCTACTTGAGATGGGGTTGAGCCAGAAGCAGGCGGTAGTCCTCCTTTACATGGCTAGCGGGCTGCTGGGACTGACCGCCATACTGTCGTCGGAGCTCGACCTCCGGACCTCCATGCCGATAACGGCCCTTGTGCTCCTGGGGATGTTCGCAGGCCTGAAGGCCTTCGGTATCCTGGACCTTAGGGAACAGCGGCGCGTGAAGTAG